The genomic window AGAAAGTATAGTTACCGGTAAAGATGGAGATCTTTCCGAAATCGATATCCGCCACATGGGTACAGACGGTATCCAGAAAATGCCGGTCGTGCGATACCACGATCACGATGTTCTGAAAATTCAGAAGAAAATCCTCGAGCCATGTGATGGTTTGCACATCCAGGTGGTTGGTAGGCTCATCGAGGATCAGGATATCCGGGTTACCGAAAAGGGCCTGGGCAAGAAGCACGCGAACCTTCTGGCTACCGGTGAGGTCCTGCATCAGTTTTTGGTGGTCCGATTCAGGAATATCCAGGCCGCTGAGCAATTCCCCGGCGTCTGATTCTGCATTCCATCCACCCATTTCTGCAAACTGAGCTTCCAGTTCCGAGCTGCGCATACCATCTTCTTCAGAGAAATCAGGCTTGGCATAGATGGCATCTTTCTCTTCCTTCACCTTCCATAACTCCGTATGCCCCATCATCACGGTATCCAGGACGGTATTCTCGTCAAAAGCATAATGATCCTGCTTCAGGACCGTCATTCTCTTGCCCGGTTCGATGTGTACGTGACCGGAATTTGGCTCGATCTCTCCTGAGAGAATTTTCAGAAAGGTGGATTTACCGGCACCGTTCGCTCCGATAACGCCATAGCAGTTACCCGTTGTGAACTTGATGTTCACCTCATCGAACAGTACCCTTTTTCCGTATTGAAGGGAAACATTGTCAACCTGAATCATAGAAGATGGTTTTTTGCGACTGCAAAGGTAGTGAATATTAGCCCAAATTATGCATTAGAACTTCGTCATGAGAACTCAAAACGCCAAGAAATCAGACATTTCGTGAGGAAAGCATACCCACCGGTATGGTGCGTGAACGAAATGAAGCAAGGCGGCTGATTTCACAGCGATTTGAGTTCGTAATAGACTTTTTAATACATAATATGGGCTAAGGCATTGCACCTATGCCCACACCATATCAGAACCGGGGAATTTCAGGCTACCACCAATAGTCAGAATTTCCCTTTCCTGCTATGGCCCTTTTCCGATTGAATATCTCAACCTCTTCCATGATGCTTTCGACTTCTTCCGAAATGATATTTCCTTTACCTATGGTTTTCATACCCCTATTCACAACGGGTACGTCAAGCGACACTTCGGCGCTATCCAACGGGAATGGACCTGCCACATCTAACCTCCAATCCTTCTGACCTGACTTCTTACTCTGGAAGATGTATACCGTACCTTCCATATCACCGTGGGGAATGGTCTTGCTTTCTACAAAAAGAACACTATCCTCTTTATTTAAAACATAATTATAAATCATCGCCCTGGCCATACTTTTCTGTGAGGTCCACATGGTATCAAGCAGGTTCAAACGATTCTGTTCCTTAAGTGCAGTATAGATCGGTAGACGTAAATCGTCGCGTTGTGCAATCGTATTCCATACGGTATCAGGTACAGCCACCTTATTTTCAAGTAGGGTTGGCAAAAGTCCTGCCCTTAACTCCTGATCGGTGGAGCGGTAGATACGGTTAAAGTAATCCTGTACCCGACTATCTTCCTGGAAAGGAATAAGCAACCTGGTCAGATGCACCAGCATTGTACGACTGCGTTCTTCGGATGAAGACCGGTAATAGCGCGCATTTTCCCGGGTAGGTGATACCGTCAAGCGTTTCAGTTCATCCCGGGCATCACGTTGAATAAACATCAGTTGGTCTTTGTAAAAATCCGCCTTTACCAGTCCGCTATCCACCATTTGGGCAAGCAGGCGATAGGCAATGGCTTTATATTCGGGGTACCTGGTAAAATCAAGGAAGTCAGGGTAGAGGGGCAGGGCAAGAATCAACGAATCCTGAAGGGGTCTGAACGCCCGTTCGACGTCAAAGATACTGGAGCTCAGCGGTGATTCGAAGTTCAGCAGTTCAAGGATCGCCTGACTGGCACTTTTAGTCTGAATACCTGCGAGTGTTTGAATGATGGCCAACTGGATGGATGCCGTATCCATTGCCTTTTTATAAAGCTTCTCAAGATAGGGGATCACCTCCGACGGACGACCGTCCTCAAGTGCATTGATAAGTGATATTTTGCCTGACGGATGATCCTTCAAATACCCCAATGTATCGATCATATTCATCAGGCCACGGGTATCTTTTTCTCCGAACCGGACATAATTCACCGATTCCAGCGCTTGTTTGATGAGTTTTTCTTCTCCGGATGAAAGATCCTTAAAAAAGTTTTCGGTCATATCTCCTACCGGCAAGGGGCCGCCCAGGGTATCCGCCGGAGTAAATGTCTCGAAAAACTGACGGGTAAATTCCGTCATGCTGGTCGTGCTATCGGTGCAAACGGCAAGGGTAAACATGTGCATTCCTTTCAGGATCATTCTGCACTTGATATGCTTACTGCTTTCGCCGGAAAACATCACCAGATCGAATATCTTCAGACTATCCCGTTCCGACTCCTTTGTTCCGGACACCTTCAGATCATTGTCTTCTGTCAGCAACTCTATCCTGCGATCCCAGAATTCCTTCCACGACTTCTTGCTGTAGTATTTATGAAAGCGGTGGTACTTCACCTGAATACTTTCTGACGTTGCATAATTTGTGATCACAAACTCACGGTCTTTGGACAGGTGATCCTTATCCTCATCGCCCGATGAGTTATAATGCCAGTCCGAATAATCCCCACCATGTTCCGGCAGAGCTATCGGAAGCATCGCTGTAAAACCATAGGCGGTATCTTCCCGGAGCTTGAATTCACGATAACGTGGAGACTTCCATTGAAAGGAGGTAAAGATGGGGTCGGTGAAGGTGACTTTATTCCCGATGGCAGCCAACAGATAATAATGGGGGCCGTTAAGGATCAAACGAACCTTGATGGTCCGGTTGTCTTTTTTAAGGGTTGCATCCATCGCACCATATCCAAACCATTCTTTCTGTTGCCGTTCGGTAATATCATAGGAGACATTTTCAGCAAATCTCTTCAGTAATCGGCCAAGTTCAAAAGTATCGGATTCAATGCCTTCAAAGTCATGCAATGCACTCTTCATAATCAGATATGTAGACGAATCCTTTCTGTTATATGCCTGTACCAACTGCTCAACTGTAATACCACGGTCCGATGTAGGGTAATTGGTGCAGATAACGAGCGGCGGCAATGTCACTGAAAAACCACCGGAAGCGGGTTCGAAGGTCCTGGCATCATTGGCATAACCGGTCAACTGAATGCCATCAAAGAACTTGTTGTAAATGGCCTTCTGCAAATTATCCCCGCGGCCGCTGAGCTTGAACACCATTATTTCAAGAGGCGTCACGAGGATACGCTGACGAATAATATCACCGCTCCGTGTCTGATGGGTCAGGTCATAACCAGGTACACCGTTCAGATTGATCCTCTTTTTTACCAATATCTTACCGGCAATATTTTCAAACATCAGGCTATCCATCCTGGACATTAGTTGCTCCTGGGACTGGCCGGTGATCGATCCGAAGTGACTTTTTCTGACCAGAGAATAAGAGACACCATTGGCCATATCCGGATAGAGGAATGACCGGAAACCATCTCCCGATGGTGTTTCATACATTTCCCCGGGATCTGGTATGGGAAGGGTAACCATGCCATCATTGGTGGTCCAGGAATGAAAAACCGGATCCAAGTGTGTCTTCTCCAATTTTTCTTTGAGTTTATCGCTGGCCTTTGAATAGTGAGGAACGACGGGCCTGATCGTATAACCCATTTGTCTGAGCAGATTGATAACGCCTGGATCACCGGGCAGGTGGGCTGCTCCGATACCGGTAAAGAGCGACTTGGTTTGCATGATCGAATCCATTCTGGCCGCCATGTTCACATTCCGCTGATCCAACATAAACTTGCCAAATCCACCAAAGCCATTTAATATTCTGGAAAGTGAATCGATCCGATCGAGGTCTCCTTTGCGATAGGCCTCTTCAAGCAACTCATATGGGTTCTGATCCAGGTCCATCAATAACTTCCGGCTTCTGGCCATGGCCTTGTCTTCCTCCATTTTACTGT from Flavobacteriales bacterium includes these protein-coding regions:
- a CDS encoding TraB/GumN family protein; amino-acid sequence: LQYIAIHGMAQQKYQGLLWEITGNNLKSPSYLYGTMHVSNRVAFHLSDTFFLGLRQCEVVALEMNPEGWLGDMMNSPENPMIASPGFYSGQNYKGFYKRAFNVNIPENKELAQLLFFENAMTNGMLYRSSEASEDYQENTYLDLFIFQAGRKMDKEIASLEVYDEVMQLAKKAQNSKMEEDKAMARSRKLLMDLDQNPYELLEEAYRKGDLDRIDSLSRILNGFGGFGKFMLDQRNVNMAARMDSIMQTKSLFTGIGAAHLPGDPGVINLLRQMGYTIRPVVPHYSKASDKLKEKLEKTHLDPVFHSWTTNDGMVTLPIPDPGEMYETPSGDGFRSFLYPDMANGVSYSLVRKSHFGSITGQSQEQLMSRMDSLMFENIAGKILVKKRINLNGVPGYDLTHQTRSGDIIRQRILVTPLEIMVFKLSGRGDNLQKAIYNKFFDGIQLTGYANDARTFEPASGGFSVTLPPLVICTNYPTSDRGITVEQLVQAYNRKDSSTYLIMKSALHDFEGIESDTFELGRLLKRFAENVSYDITERQQKEWFGYGAMDATLKKDNRTIKVRLILNGPHYYLLAAIGNKVTFTDPIFTSFQWKSPRYREFKLREDTAYGFTAMLPIALPEHGGDYSDWHYNSSGDEDKDHLSKDREFVITNYATSESIQVKYHRFHKYYSKKSWKEFWDRRIELLTEDNDLKVSGTKESERDSLKIFDLVMFSGESSKHIKCRMILKGMHMFTLAVCTDSTTSMTEFTRQFFETFTPADTLGGPLPVGDMTENFFKDLSSGEEKLIKQALESVNYVRFGEKDTRGLMNMIDTLGYLKDHPSGKISLINALEDGRPSEVIPYLEKLYKKAMDTASIQLAIIQTLAGIQTKSASQAILELLNFESPLSSSIFDVERAFRPLQDSLILALPLYPDFLDFTRYPEYKAIAYRLLAQMVDSGLVKADFYKDQLMFIQRDARDELKRLTVSPTRENARYYRSSSEERSRTMLVHLTRLLIPFQEDSRVQDYFNRIYRSTDQELRAGLLPTLLENKVAVPDTVWNTIAQRDDLRLPIYTALKEQNRLNLLDTMWTSQKSMARAMIYNYVLNKEDSVLFVESKTIPHGDMEGTVYIFQSKKSGQKDWRLDVAGPFPLDSAEVSLDVPVVNRGMKTIGKGNIISEEVESIMEEVEIFNRKRAIAGKGNSDYWW